Proteins encoded by one window of Geobacter sp. DSM 9736:
- a CDS encoding DEAD/DEAH box helicase produces the protein MKFTEFPLPEPVMRGITDAAFTDCTPIQEQTLPLALAGRDVAGQAQTGTGKTAAFLIALFAKLLKEEKQDPAKRPRALILAPTRELVVQIEQDAQLLGKHAGLTIQAIYGGVDYMKQKNALKEGADVVIGTPGRLIDYLKQKVYTLKHIEVLVIDEADRMFDMGFIADLRFILRRLPPFDARQNLMFSATLNTRVMELAYEFMNLPEKVSVTPEKMTAERVDQVLYHVARKEKFPLLLGLLRKEGMERTMIFVNTKREGEFLHDRLNANDFPCRIISGDVEQKKRLRILEQFKEGKLPILIATDVASRGLHIEGVSHVINYDLPQDPEDYVHRIGRTARAGAEGKAISLADEDGAFFIEAIEEFSKQKVPTEWAEDDMFVHDYKRTARPKPKPKPEAKTHGKTHDRPHAKPGEAAGEVKKKRRRPRKRKPAGNGEKQGDGGQKQE, from the coding sequence ATGAAGTTTACCGAGTTCCCCCTGCCTGAACCTGTTATGCGCGGGATCACCGATGCCGCTTTCACCGACTGTACACCCATCCAGGAGCAGACCCTGCCGTTGGCTCTTGCGGGGCGCGACGTGGCGGGGCAGGCCCAGACGGGCACGGGGAAGACAGCCGCTTTCCTGATAGCTCTCTTTGCAAAGCTTCTCAAGGAAGAAAAGCAGGACCCAGCGAAACGCCCGCGAGCGCTCATCCTCGCCCCGACACGGGAACTTGTCGTGCAGATCGAGCAGGACGCGCAGCTCCTGGGGAAGCACGCCGGATTGACCATCCAGGCGATCTACGGCGGCGTCGACTACATGAAGCAGAAAAACGCCCTCAAGGAAGGGGCCGACGTGGTCATCGGCACTCCAGGGCGGCTCATCGACTACCTGAAGCAGAAGGTCTACACCCTCAAGCACATCGAAGTGCTCGTCATCGACGAGGCGGACCGGATGTTCGACATGGGATTCATCGCCGACCTGCGCTTCATCCTGCGGCGCCTCCCCCCCTTCGACGCACGGCAGAACCTGATGTTTTCGGCAACCCTGAACACGCGCGTGATGGAGCTCGCCTACGAGTTCATGAACCTGCCGGAAAAAGTCTCGGTAACGCCTGAAAAGATGACCGCCGAGCGGGTCGACCAGGTTCTCTACCATGTGGCGAGGAAGGAAAAGTTTCCCCTGCTGCTGGGGCTGCTCCGGAAGGAAGGAATGGAGCGGACGATGATATTCGTCAACACGAAGCGTGAAGGGGAGTTCCTCCACGACCGGCTCAACGCCAACGACTTCCCCTGCCGGATCATCTCGGGTGACGTCGAGCAGAAGAAGCGGCTGCGGATTCTGGAACAGTTCAAGGAAGGAAAGCTCCCGATCCTCATCGCCACCGATGTTGCATCCCGCGGCCTACACATCGAGGGGGTCTCCCACGTCATCAACTACGACCTCCCCCAGGACCCGGAGGACTACGTCCACCGCATCGGCCGCACAGCACGGGCGGGCGCGGAAGGGAAGGCGATTTCCCTGGCTGACGAGGACGGCGCGTTCTTCATCGAGGCAATTGAAGAATTCAGCAAACAGAAGGTCCCCACCGAATGGGCTGAAGACGACATGTTCGTCCACGACTACAAACGGACGGCAAGGCCGAAGCCTAAACCGAAGCCCGAAGCGAAAACCCACGGCAAGACCCACGACCGCCCCCACGCAAAGCCGGGAGAAGCGGCGGGTGAGGTTAAGAAGAAGCGGCGGCGGCCGCGGAAGAGGAAGCCGGCGGGGAATGGGGAGAAGCAGGGGGATGGGGGGCAGAAGCAGGAGTAG
- a CDS encoding nucleotidyltransferase domain-containing protein, translated as MGDVDKKIIEDLKRRLPPEVLGHIRQMIMFGSRARGDAAEDSDLDLLAVVDEKTPELEQALDDAAYSVMWDFDFRPTISLKVIPERRFQRGIAAGFSFYRNVVREGIRV; from the coding sequence ATGGGCGACGTGGACAAGAAAATCATAGAGGATCTGAAACGCCGCCTCCCCCCGGAGGTTTTGGGGCACATCCGGCAGATGATCATGTTCGGCTCCCGTGCCCGTGGAGACGCCGCGGAGGATTCGGACCTGGATCTGCTGGCCGTCGTAGACGAAAAAACTCCTGAACTGGAGCAGGCTCTCGACGATGCCGCGTACAGTGTCATGTGGGACTTTGACTTCAGGCCGACCATTTCTCTCAAGGTAATTCCGGAAAGACGTTTCCAGCGGGGCATCGCGGCAGGGTTCTCGTTCTACCGGAACGTGGTGCGGGAAGGGATCAGGGTATGA
- a CDS encoding DUF4062 domain-containing protein encodes MFSTRKIIRAFLASPGDLQEERKAIREVVDEFNESWANELGYQVELVGWEETVAGFGRPQHLINQDLDRCDLFLGMIWKRWGTQPDHGGAFSSGFHEEFERSVARREKTGSPEISLFFKQIPDEFMVDPGPDLKKVVDFREKIIAGKKILFQNFLTVRDMEILARKCVTTYVNRIRAEHESSEPDELRAKSPLSDTGEVREGYKGRESSPLSVEGFEFLEGLVERLKQPDSLDSLSANDIARFRLLANSVSKPGNEVMNLGVHDINILFAAQIEGTKLGERETRCLARLGFEHLANENVPMWCWYSALADSTLNPAIVSSFVGANENEQVGAITVLSVLELDLSTDDDTVKRDWIIDAWFSDNASAKVRTAGLGYLAKCGTAGDLVIAKKEYDRSDYGTSRNALECMVAILLRTGQTKAAQKLVLESQFEALNDNLLRSVLVDFDGVETSALLLGLEHRSPKVRLSVMEALHGRGALDISMAERLSGDSDALVRRKAVAVLLNLGKPLTVEGVKKILVQTQKQPRPGLLGLGIVTDTDKRGEKLFQQYQLDVLKRHSEAELEKIVGACLMYDDAAYFALAERYFRNRAAELRRDVDDKFSTYFEKQMQRTESAFGDSSASKDLVKKTRDLEDFLRKELTRRGLNVLCAAQKPEDLQRIRANLRDGYAGTSKLDAEYLGKHGEWTDIPMLANAEGPKIGTTLLTMSSDEEFQLEVARAITSIGKGHSISDLLSLEMPAAILKKTIGLCSESRFSQISRDALLSLFNNESDGVRKAAAVMAVRAFPAKRIKSILREYVGSEKYRYYNIIHWLDLGASMRRDDARKVARSACS; translated from the coding sequence ATGTTTAGCACTCGTAAGATCATCCGAGCATTTCTGGCCTCTCCTGGCGACCTCCAAGAAGAGAGAAAAGCCATTCGAGAAGTTGTTGACGAATTCAACGAGTCTTGGGCGAATGAGCTTGGTTATCAAGTCGAACTGGTTGGTTGGGAAGAGACAGTTGCGGGATTCGGTCGCCCGCAGCATCTAATAAATCAAGATCTCGATCGGTGCGATTTATTTCTTGGAATGATCTGGAAAAGGTGGGGTACCCAGCCAGACCACGGCGGCGCATTCTCCTCTGGGTTCCATGAGGAATTCGAACGATCGGTGGCAAGGCGCGAGAAGACCGGGAGTCCAGAAATATCGCTCTTTTTCAAGCAGATCCCAGACGAGTTCATGGTGGATCCAGGTCCTGACCTGAAGAAAGTAGTGGATTTTAGAGAAAAGATCATCGCTGGAAAGAAGATTCTATTCCAGAACTTTTTGACGGTACGTGATATGGAAATACTTGCCAGGAAATGCGTCACCACGTATGTGAATCGCATCAGGGCCGAACATGAATCATCCGAGCCAGACGAGCTGCGTGCGAAAAGTCCTTTGTCAGATACTGGGGAGGTAAGGGAGGGTTACAAAGGGCGCGAATCGTCGCCGCTGTCTGTTGAAGGCTTTGAATTTCTTGAGGGACTTGTTGAAAGGTTAAAGCAGCCAGATTCTTTGGATTCGCTCAGTGCAAATGATATTGCGCGGTTTAGATTGCTGGCAAACTCAGTATCAAAACCGGGCAACGAGGTGATGAATCTAGGAGTCCATGATATTAATATCCTCTTTGCTGCACAAATCGAAGGAACGAAATTGGGTGAGAGAGAGACACGCTGCTTGGCTCGTTTGGGCTTTGAACATCTTGCTAACGAGAATGTACCCATGTGGTGCTGGTATTCTGCCCTAGCGGATTCAACGCTCAATCCCGCCATCGTCTCATCGTTTGTAGGAGCCAACGAGAACGAGCAGGTTGGAGCAATCACAGTTTTGAGCGTATTAGAACTTGATCTTTCGACGGATGACGACACGGTCAAAAGAGATTGGATTATAGATGCCTGGTTCTCAGATAATGCATCGGCCAAAGTGCGGACAGCAGGGTTAGGATATCTTGCCAAATGCGGCACTGCGGGTGATCTGGTAATCGCGAAAAAGGAATACGATCGTAGCGACTATGGTACATCTCGTAACGCACTTGAGTGCATGGTTGCGATACTGCTTCGAACTGGGCAGACGAAGGCGGCTCAAAAGCTGGTCCTTGAATCACAGTTCGAAGCACTCAATGACAATCTGCTGAGGTCTGTGCTAGTGGATTTCGATGGAGTAGAAACTTCAGCTCTACTTCTTGGTCTTGAACATCGCAGCCCAAAGGTTCGACTGAGCGTAATGGAGGCGCTGCATGGCCGGGGTGCGCTGGATATTAGTATGGCGGAGCGACTATCTGGGGATAGTGATGCTCTGGTGCGCAGGAAGGCAGTCGCGGTACTTTTGAATCTTGGCAAGCCTCTAACTGTGGAGGGAGTTAAGAAGATCCTCGTCCAGACACAAAAGCAACCTAGGCCTGGTCTTTTAGGGTTAGGCATTGTGACAGACACAGACAAGAGGGGAGAGAAGCTTTTCCAGCAATATCAGTTGGATGTATTGAAGAGACATTCTGAGGCGGAGTTGGAGAAGATTGTCGGCGCGTGCCTAATGTATGATGACGCTGCGTACTTCGCTCTTGCTGAGAGGTATTTCAGAAACCGTGCCGCTGAGCTTCGTCGCGACGTGGACGACAAGTTCAGTACATATTTCGAAAAGCAAATGCAACGGACGGAGTCTGCTTTTGGTGATAGTTCCGCCAGTAAGGATCTTGTCAAGAAGACGAGAGACTTGGAAGATTTTTTACGTAAAGAGCTCACAAGGCGAGGGTTGAATGTTCTGTGTGCGGCCCAAAAGCCAGAGGATTTGCAGAGGATTAGAGCTAACCTCCGAGACGGCTATGCAGGAACGTCAAAGCTTGATGCAGAGTATTTGGGGAAGCATGGGGAGTGGACTGATATACCCATGCTTGCAAACGCCGAGGGGCCAAAGATCGGTACAACACTGTTAACGATGTCGAGTGATGAGGAGTTTCAACTTGAAGTCGCGAGGGCCATAACTTCAATCGGGAAGGGACACTCGATCTCAGATCTTCTTTCTCTTGAGATGCCAGCGGCTATTTTGAAGAAAACCATTGGACTATGTTCTGAATCACGGTTCTCGCAAATATCGCGAGATGCCTTGCTCTCCCTGTTCAACAACGAGTCAGATGGGGTCCGTAAAGCCGCGGCTGTAATGGCTGTCCGGGCGTTCCCGGCTAAGCGAATCAAGTCAATTCTTCGTGAATACGTCGGCAGCGAAAAGTATCGTTACTACAACATCATCCATTGGCTGGACCTTGGGGCGTCGATGCGTCGGGATGACGCCAGAAAGGTTGCGCGGTCGGCCTGCAGCTAG
- a CDS encoding acylphosphatase, which translates to MKIRTMITIRGQVQGVSFRYYTRYTADRLGVQGWVKNLPDGSVQGCFEGEEEAVRSLIDWCRTGPPAARVDEVQVEDERYTGELVGFEVRH; encoded by the coding sequence ATGAAGATCCGCACCATGATTACTATTCGGGGACAGGTCCAGGGAGTGAGCTTCCGCTACTACACCCGGTACACCGCCGACCGGCTCGGCGTTCAGGGGTGGGTGAAAAACCTCCCGGACGGGAGCGTACAGGGGTGCTTCGAAGGTGAGGAGGAAGCGGTAAGGTCACTCATCGACTGGTGCCGCACCGGCCCACCGGCAGCCCGGGTGGACGAAGTGCAGGTGGAGGATGAGAGGTATACTGGCGAACTCGTCGGCTTCGAGGTGCGGCACTAG
- a CDS encoding ATP-dependent helicase → MLDLRTLNPQQLAAVKHTEGPLLVLAGAGSGKTKVITCRIGHLLEKGVPADRILAVTFTNKAAKEMQERVRELVGKARCEGMIIATFHSLCVRILRREIGLLGYKKNFSIYSTSDQLGLVRQAMRDAGVDAKKIDGETILWKISAAKNALVPPERYQPGTGEERGDAVAAVYSRYQSALKACNAVDFDDIIMLTVEILRRFPEALSRWQEHFQYIMVDEYQDTNPSQYLLIHLLAEKHRNLCVVGDDDQSIYGWRGADVEKILAFEHDYTGCRVVKLEQNYRSLGNILEAANSVIRNNGKRKEKSLWTSSGSGRLIDLIVTHDEEEEASTVVERIQAEAFKHNMEYGDFAILYRTNAQSRAFEEQLRFESIPYILIGGMQFFERKEVKDTISYLKVLDNPQDEQSLLRIVNFPRRGIGDSTIVKINQWSARQECTLFEALGRAAEVEDLGEQAREKVLGLHRFLTEQAALFSDGENLAEKARDLLKKVGIEEELYRTVEDRNTARRKVENVEQVVNSFAAYEERSTRPTLSGFLEKVSLMDEDRFSGKDKKEPERNAVTLMSLHSSKGLEFPCVFLVGLEEEILPHKRSIEVDFTIDEERRLCYVGITRARKHLVITRCLHRKKYGKLEERTPSRFLDEIPEHLLACSKGAAAAAATEEEADKMANDFFAKMRGMLG, encoded by the coding sequence ATGCTAGATTTACGCACGCTCAATCCGCAGCAGCTGGCTGCGGTTAAACATACCGAAGGCCCCCTCCTCGTCCTGGCAGGCGCGGGGTCCGGTAAGACGAAGGTAATTACCTGCCGCATCGGCCATCTTCTTGAGAAGGGGGTTCCGGCCGACCGGATTCTGGCGGTTACATTCACTAACAAAGCCGCCAAGGAGATGCAGGAGAGGGTCCGGGAGCTCGTGGGGAAGGCGCGCTGCGAGGGTATGATCATTGCCACCTTCCATTCCCTCTGCGTCCGCATCCTCCGCCGTGAAATCGGCCTTCTCGGCTACAAGAAGAACTTCTCCATCTACTCCACTTCCGATCAGCTTGGGCTCGTCCGTCAGGCGATGCGGGATGCGGGGGTGGACGCCAAGAAGATCGACGGCGAGACGATCCTCTGGAAAATCTCGGCCGCGAAGAATGCTCTCGTGCCGCCGGAGCGCTACCAGCCGGGAACGGGGGAGGAGCGGGGGGATGCCGTCGCCGCGGTTTACTCCCGCTACCAGTCCGCTCTCAAGGCATGCAACGCGGTGGACTTCGACGACATCATCATGCTCACGGTGGAGATCCTCCGCCGCTTCCCCGAGGCGCTCAGCCGCTGGCAGGAGCACTTCCAGTACATCATGGTGGACGAATACCAGGACACGAACCCATCCCAGTACCTCCTCATCCACCTCCTGGCGGAGAAGCACCGCAACCTCTGCGTGGTGGGGGACGACGACCAGTCGATCTACGGCTGGCGCGGAGCGGATGTGGAGAAGATCCTCGCCTTCGAGCACGACTACACCGGATGCCGGGTGGTGAAGCTCGAACAGAACTACCGCTCCCTTGGGAACATCCTGGAAGCTGCCAACAGCGTTATCCGCAACAACGGGAAACGGAAGGAGAAGAGCCTCTGGACGTCGAGCGGATCGGGGAGGCTCATCGACCTGATCGTCACCCACGACGAGGAGGAAGAGGCCTCGACGGTCGTGGAGCGGATACAGGCCGAAGCCTTCAAGCACAACATGGAGTACGGCGACTTCGCCATCCTCTACCGGACCAACGCCCAGAGCAGGGCCTTCGAAGAGCAGTTACGGTTCGAGTCGATCCCCTACATTCTCATCGGGGGGATGCAGTTCTTCGAGCGAAAGGAAGTGAAGGACACCATCTCCTACCTGAAGGTGCTCGACAACCCCCAGGACGAGCAGTCGCTCCTTCGCATCGTCAACTTCCCCCGGCGCGGCATCGGCGACTCCACCATCGTGAAGATCAACCAATGGTCGGCCCGGCAGGAGTGCACCCTTTTCGAGGCCCTGGGCCGGGCGGCGGAAGTTGAAGATCTCGGGGAGCAGGCGCGGGAGAAGGTCCTTGGATTACACCGGTTCCTAACTGAGCAGGCGGCGCTCTTTTCCGACGGCGAAAATCTGGCTGAGAAGGCCCGCGATCTCTTGAAAAAGGTTGGGATCGAGGAGGAACTCTACCGGACGGTGGAAGACCGGAACACGGCGCGGCGAAAGGTTGAAAACGTCGAGCAGGTGGTAAATTCGTTCGCCGCTTACGAGGAGAGGAGCACGCGCCCGACTCTCTCCGGGTTTCTCGAGAAGGTTTCCCTAATGGACGAGGACCGCTTCTCAGGAAAGGACAAGAAGGAGCCGGAGCGGAACGCGGTGACCCTCATGTCGCTCCACTCCAGCAAGGGGCTTGAGTTCCCCTGCGTCTTCCTCGTGGGGCTCGAAGAGGAGATACTCCCCCACAAGAGGTCCATCGAGGTGGACTTCACCATCGATGAAGAGCGGCGCCTCTGCTACGTCGGCATCACCCGCGCCCGAAAGCACCTCGTGATTACCCGCTGCCTCCACCGCAAGAAGTACGGGAAGCTGGAGGAGCGGACCCCGAGCCGCTTTCTCGACGAGATCCCCGAGCACCTCCTGGCATGCAGCAAGGGCGCAGCCGCAGCTGCCGCAACGGAGGAGGAGGCGGACAAGATGGCAAACGACTTCTTCGCCAAGATGCGCGGGATGCTTGGATAG
- a CDS encoding translation initiation factor Sui1: MAKKDDSRLVYSSEHGRICTGCGKPTASCICRKKSVTEGGDGIVRVRREKSGRGGKTVIVISGVPGSADDLRSLCTELKRRCGTGGTVKDGVIEIQGDHRDTLLADLEKRGFRVKAAGG; encoded by the coding sequence ATGGCAAAAAAGGACGACTCACGTTTGGTCTACTCATCCGAACATGGGAGGATCTGCACTGGCTGCGGCAAGCCCACTGCTTCGTGCATCTGTCGTAAGAAATCAGTCACCGAGGGGGGGGACGGCATCGTGCGGGTGCGGCGGGAGAAGAGCGGCCGCGGAGGAAAGACGGTCATAGTCATCTCGGGAGTTCCCGGTAGCGCTGACGACCTGCGATCCCTCTGCACCGAGCTCAAGCGCCGCTGCGGCACGGGGGGTACAGTCAAGGACGGGGTGATCGAAATCCAGGGGGACCATCGGGACACTCTTCTGGCGGATCTCGAAAAAAGGGGATTTCGGGTGAAGGCGGCCGGCGGATAA
- a CDS encoding NADP-dependent glyceraldehyde-3-phosphate dehydrogenase — protein sequence MSRASSIHEIFPAEADIPAEARLSSPVSLTEYLINGELLVWNGQLEEVYSPVCVKRASGPSRQLIGAFPLMTEKKALEALDAAVAAYDSGRGRWPTMAVKDRIACVQTFAYEMKKQRQEVVRLLMWEIGKPLREAEKEFDRTVAYIEDTIDAVKDLDRVSSRFVIEQGIIGQIRRAPLGVALCMGPFNYPLNEMFTTLIPALIMGNTVLMKPPRHGVLLFQPLLPAFREAFPPGVINTVFGAGRTVAPPLMESGRIDVVAFIGSSRAIGPLQKAHPKLHRLRSVLGLEAKNPAIVLPDADLKLAVEECVTGTLSFNGQRCTALKILFVHRKVVEEFLGLFVRALDTLPCGMPWEPGVVVTPLPEAGKPEYLSRLVEDARRHGAKVMNEGGGSVNATFFYPALVYPVNDQMKLWTEEQFGPVIPVVPFDDVEMPIRYIVESDYGQQVSIFGRDPDSLAHLIDPLVNQVSRVNINSQCQRGPDIFPFTGRKDSAVGTLSVTDALRAFSIRTLVAAKETELNKELITAIVRERQSNFLSTDFIL from the coding sequence ATGTCGAGAGCATCGTCGATTCATGAAATCTTCCCCGCCGAGGCGGACATTCCCGCAGAAGCCAGGCTTTCTTCGCCGGTGTCACTTACCGAGTACCTCATCAACGGCGAGCTCCTTGTCTGGAACGGGCAGCTGGAGGAGGTGTACTCGCCGGTCTGCGTGAAGCGAGCGAGCGGACCTTCGCGGCAGCTGATCGGCGCGTTCCCCCTGATGACGGAGAAGAAGGCGCTGGAGGCTCTGGATGCGGCGGTGGCGGCCTACGACAGCGGCAGGGGACGGTGGCCGACGATGGCGGTGAAGGACCGGATCGCCTGCGTCCAGACATTCGCCTACGAGATGAAGAAGCAGCGGCAGGAGGTGGTGCGGCTCCTCATGTGGGAGATCGGCAAGCCCCTGCGGGAAGCGGAGAAGGAGTTCGACCGGACGGTAGCCTACATTGAAGATACCATCGATGCGGTGAAGGATCTCGACCGGGTTTCCTCCCGCTTCGTGATCGAGCAGGGGATCATCGGCCAGATCCGCCGTGCGCCGCTGGGCGTGGCACTATGCATGGGGCCGTTCAACTATCCCCTCAACGAGATGTTCACCACCCTCATTCCCGCGCTCATCATGGGTAACACCGTGCTCATGAAACCGCCGCGCCACGGCGTGCTTCTGTTTCAGCCGCTCCTGCCGGCATTCCGGGAGGCCTTCCCGCCGGGAGTCATCAATACCGTGTTCGGAGCCGGGAGGACCGTCGCCCCCCCGCTCATGGAGTCGGGGAGGATCGACGTCGTCGCGTTCATCGGGAGCAGCAGGGCCATCGGCCCCCTGCAGAAGGCCCACCCGAAACTGCACCGGCTGAGGTCGGTACTGGGGCTTGAAGCGAAAAATCCCGCCATTGTCCTTCCCGATGCCGATCTGAAGCTCGCGGTGGAAGAGTGCGTAACCGGGACCCTCTCCTTTAACGGCCAGCGCTGCACCGCGCTCAAGATACTCTTCGTGCACCGGAAGGTGGTGGAGGAGTTCCTCGGCCTCTTCGTCAGGGCGCTGGACACACTGCCCTGCGGGATGCCGTGGGAGCCGGGGGTGGTCGTCACGCCGCTTCCGGAAGCGGGGAAGCCCGAGTACCTGTCCCGGCTCGTGGAGGATGCAAGGCGCCACGGCGCGAAGGTCATGAACGAAGGGGGAGGGAGCGTCAACGCCACCTTCTTCTACCCCGCCCTAGTCTATCCAGTGAACGATCAGATGAAGCTTTGGACCGAGGAGCAGTTCGGGCCGGTGATCCCGGTGGTCCCCTTTGATGACGTGGAGATGCCCATCCGCTACATCGTGGAGTCGGACTACGGGCAGCAGGTTAGCATCTTCGGGAGGGACCCGGACAGCCTCGCCCACCTCATCGACCCCCTGGTGAACCAGGTGAGCAGAGTCAACATCAACAGCCAGTGCCAGCGGGGCCCCGACATCTTCCCATTTACCGGCCGGAAGGATTCGGCCGTGGGCACCCTCTCCGTCACCGATGCACTGCGGGCATTCTCGATCCGGACGCTTGTGGCGGCCAAGGAGACCGAGCTCAACAAGGAGCTGATTACGGCCATTGTCAGGGAGAGGCAGTCGAACTTCCTGTCCACCGACTTTATATTGTAA
- the ligA gene encoding NAD-dependent DNA ligase LigA codes for MEKPAAEARIQALRNDINRHNHLYYVLDAPQITDAEYDLLMRELLELENRFPELVTPDSPTQRVGAKPLEKFAQVTHRIPMLSLENALTDQDIADFDGRVKRELGMALSAEITYVCEPKMDGVAVELVFENGDFTVGSTRGDGFTGEEITQNLRTIRSIPLRLHTEAPPRLLEIRGEVYLPLDAFRKLNLERQEAGEAQFANPRNAAAGSLRQLDPRITARRPLSIFCYGPGEVAGAGFTSQSEFLATLPQWGLPVNPRAEKVNGVAGILAYYEGIGKDRDSLPYEIDGVVVKVDSLHLQRELGVKSRSPKWAIAWKFPPRQAVTVVEDIITQVGRTGVLTPTALLRPVEVSGVTVSRATLHNWDEMERKDIRIGDTVLIERAGDVIPAVVKVLPEKRTGAERPLPVPSTCPECGSEIVRIPEEVAVRCLGLSCPAQIRETIIHFASRRAMDIEGLGIKYIEQLLRLGLVKNVADLYYLVKDQFMLFERMGDKLAENLLNAIESSKKRELARFIYALGIRHVGEHTAKLLAGSFGSIEHLERATEEELLSVREIGPQVATSIRTFFDNEQNLEVIRRLFAAGVSPSVEEKRVGGRFTGKTFVFTGALTRFTREEAKKLVEGEGGHAAGSVSRKTDFVVAGEEAGSKLEKARELGVKVLTEEEFLEMLK; via the coding sequence ATGGAAAAGCCCGCCGCAGAAGCCCGCATTCAGGCATTGCGCAACGACATAAACCGGCACAACCACCTGTACTACGTCCTCGATGCCCCGCAGATCACCGATGCCGAATACGATCTCCTCATGCGGGAGCTGCTTGAGCTGGAAAACCGGTTTCCGGAACTAGTGACCCCCGACTCGCCGACACAGCGGGTGGGCGCGAAGCCGCTGGAGAAGTTCGCCCAGGTGACCCACCGCATTCCGATGCTCTCTCTGGAGAACGCGCTGACTGATCAGGATATCGCCGACTTCGACGGACGGGTGAAGCGTGAGCTGGGAATGGCTCTCTCCGCCGAAATCACTTACGTCTGCGAACCGAAGATGGACGGAGTCGCCGTGGAACTCGTCTTTGAAAACGGCGACTTCACCGTAGGCTCCACCAGGGGGGATGGCTTCACCGGGGAAGAGATCACCCAGAACCTGAGAACCATCCGGAGCATCCCCCTTCGCCTGCACACCGAGGCGCCCCCCCGGCTGCTCGAGATAAGGGGCGAGGTCTATCTCCCTCTCGACGCATTCCGGAAACTCAACCTGGAGCGGCAGGAAGCGGGAGAAGCCCAGTTCGCAAACCCCCGCAACGCTGCTGCCGGGTCGCTGCGGCAGCTCGACCCTCGCATAACGGCCAGGCGCCCCCTCTCCATCTTCTGCTACGGCCCGGGAGAGGTTGCCGGAGCAGGCTTCACCTCACAGAGCGAGTTCCTCGCAACACTCCCGCAGTGGGGGCTGCCGGTGAACCCGCGGGCTGAGAAGGTTAATGGTGTTGCCGGCATCCTCGCCTATTACGAGGGAATCGGCAAAGACCGGGATTCTCTGCCGTACGAGATCGACGGTGTCGTAGTAAAGGTGGATTCCCTCCATCTCCAGCGGGAACTGGGGGTGAAAAGCCGCTCTCCGAAATGGGCAATAGCGTGGAAATTCCCCCCGCGCCAGGCGGTGACCGTCGTAGAGGATATCATAACGCAGGTGGGCCGGACTGGGGTCCTTACCCCCACGGCGCTGCTGCGGCCGGTGGAGGTCTCAGGGGTCACTGTTTCACGAGCCACCCTCCACAACTGGGACGAGATGGAACGGAAGGATATCCGGATCGGCGACACGGTGCTCATCGAGCGGGCCGGGGACGTGATTCCGGCAGTGGTGAAAGTCCTCCCCGAGAAGCGGACGGGGGCTGAGCGTCCGCTTCCTGTTCCCTCTACCTGCCCCGAATGCGGCTCCGAGATTGTACGAATACCAGAGGAAGTGGCTGTGCGCTGCCTGGGGCTCTCCTGCCCCGCCCAGATCCGCGAGACCATCATCCATTTCGCCTCACGCCGCGCCATGGACATCGAAGGTTTGGGGATAAAATACATCGAACAGCTCCTGCGCCTGGGCCTCGTAAAGAATGTAGCGGACCTCTACTACCTCGTGAAAGACCAATTCATGCTCTTCGAGCGGATGGGGGACAAACTGGCGGAGAATCTTCTCAACGCCATCGAGAGCAGCAAGAAGCGTGAACTCGCCCGATTCATCTACGCTCTCGGCATCCGGCACGTAGGAGAGCACACGGCAAAGCTTCTCGCGGGGTCCTTCGGCAGCATCGAACACCTGGAGCGGGCAACGGAAGAAGAACTCCTGTCTGTCCGCGAGATCGGTCCCCAGGTGGCAACCAGCATCAGGACCTTCTTCGACAACGAGCAGAACCTTGAGGTAATCCGGCGCCTCTTCGCAGCCGGCGTATCCCCTTCGGTAGAGGAGAAACGGGTCGGCGGCCGCTTCACCGGAAAGACCTTCGTCTTTACCGGCGCCCTGACCCGCTTCACCCGCGAAGAGGCTAAAAAGCTTGTGGAAGGAGAAGGGGGGCACGCGGCCGGTTCCGTCTCCCGCAAGACCGACTTCGTGGTTGCCGGCGAGGAGGCGGGGAGCAAGCTGGAGAAGGCGCGGGAGCTGGGGGTGAAGGTGCTGACGGAGGAGGAATTTTTGGAGATGCTGAAGTAG
- a CDS encoding HEPN domain-containing protein, producing the protein MLRLNSLYDDILPMPPAKSITAMFYAAKALLASEGIDVVKHSAVESALGFHFAKTGKLDPRYHRMFINARKIREIADYDIDEEIVEPDAALKLEEGREFVAAVKRLLVG; encoded by the coding sequence ATGTTGCGGCTGAACTCCTTGTACGACGATATTCTCCCGATGCCGCCAGCAAAGTCTATTACAGCCATGTTTTATGCCGCCAAGGCGCTGCTCGCCTCAGAAGGAATTGATGTGGTCAAGCATTCAGCAGTGGAATCCGCCCTCGGCTTTCACTTTGCCAAAACGGGGAAGCTTGACCCCCGGTACCACCGGATGTTCATCAATGCCCGCAAGATACGGGAGATTGCTGATTACGATATCGACGAGGAGATCGTGGAGCCGGATGCAGCTTTGAAGCTGGAAGAAGGCCGGGAGTTTGTGGCAGCTGTGAAGCGGCTCCTGGTCGGTTGA